ttTTTTTCGGTTTGATTTTCTTTGGATAGGATGAATGCTAGAAGGTTGTCTCAAAAATGGTGGCGTACTCCAGAACAATTGTTGCCCTCGTCCCACACGCTACACATTTCTGAACTAGTCGCTATGCCCCTGTTGGCAAGTATTCGCTGACCTCATCAGGGTGATGCTGCTGACAAGTGTGGGGGCAGgtggttggggggaggggcgccAAAAATGAGTGCAGATTGCAACTATGCAGCCATCAATAAGTAATGACACTTATGCAACTGTATCTCTTAGCCGACTGCttatctttttctccttttcaagTCCGCATGCAAGACTGTTTTTCAGGCGACATATAAAGACATCCTAGTGTGATGTGACGTGGGTGTCTGTTTTCGGGAGGTTTGCTCTATTTGTGACTCGTTATAAGAAGGGATGTCATTGTTTATGAATGAGAACAGACTTGCAAAATATAAAGACATGGCAAAGGGTGACAGAAGACGAACCGAAAATAGATCAGCTTCACTGCCTTTGGCCAGTCCCAAAAGTGATCCTTGAGTAGCGCAACTGCGACCTCTAACGCTCATCACTGGTGTTACACTTCCCAACGACGTgggagtcaagtcaaatcaagtactttattgtaaaatgtgctgtatgtgcaacatactgcACAGATGAAAagcgtttgtctttttaaagtgTAGGGATATCTTTAAATCAAAACGGAAAACGTGGGATCTGCGTTTGCACTAATCCAAGCCTAATGGCATTGTGTGTGGCCAATTTATCCATAAGAGTGTTGTGTTGAACAAGaatatctgcctcacagtccgtGAAATGGGTTTGTGGCCCAGCAACTCTTGGGTTCCCCCATaccgaataataataataataacaataataatccaggggcggcccggtagtccagtggttaacacgtcggcttcacagtgcagaggtaccgggttcgattccagctccggcctccctgtgtggagtttgcatgttctccccgggcctgcgtgggttttctccgggtgctccggtttcctcccacattccaaaaatatgcatggcaggctgattgaacactctaaattgtccctaggtgtgagtgtgagcgtggatggttgttcgtctctgtgtgccctgcgattggctggcaaccgattcagggtgtcccccgcctactgcccggagacagctgggataggctccagcaccccccgccaccctagtgaggatcaagcggttaggaagatgaatgaatgaataataatccatttaatttataagcacctttcaaaacacttagaagacactttacaatcaaaacaagaataataaaaacacagataaaattataaataataaaaggagagatgaatttaaACTGAATATGCGATTTTAAATAGTTGACGCCGGCAACTTTGTCGTTGCGAGGAGCACCAGCCGACCCAGCCAACATGCCGTTGGGACAGAAAAGGTCCTCTTCAAAATTTTCCAACATAGAATTCTCCAAAACGTCTGAGACTGTTGATATTAGTATACTGTACGAAAAACTGCATGAAAAAACATTAGTGAAACAGCAAAGCCATGAAAGATGGACCGTGttatagcgagggattactgtactttaaTTCAATGTCCTAACTGTGCGTTAATGACGGTAAATCCACTACAGTGCATTTAAGTACAATTAAGTAGTACTTAGCTTTTAAGGATACATTTTAATTTGCACAATTGCCCCAGCCCCACTCACACATtatataaaatgtaatttggaTTAATATTAACTGTGCAGATGGTTACAGAGGGTTACAATGCTATTACAGTAATTCTATTTCGGATGGAAGCCTTAGCCTGGTTTTTCATTGACACTTGGGCCTACAGTACTACGGTTCTGTAATCAAGATGGTGATATTTGGAGagctaaaaaatattttaggaggtacttggtgtaaaaagttgTGAAGCACTTGTTAAGTTACTATGTCTGCCTCACGATTGTGATTTTTGCTGTTTGACTGCGGATCTTTCTTTAAGGAGGTTGCGTGTTCTCCTCGttcttgcatgtgtgtgctttttcCAGATACTGTGGTTTCCTCACGCATTTGTTAAAGTGGTGGGCGGTGCTTTTGTTACCTGGTCCGTCAAAAACTCTGCTTTCAATTGAAAGAATACAGTCTCATGAACTGGCCAAAGTACGCGAGAAAATTCTGACAATGCGAGTCTCTTTGTAAGTTGAATGGCTGTGCACTTCCCCGCCGACCCTGACCccgagtaaaaaaatgtgcaggcCGTGTTTGTACATGACTGCGCGCTAGCCTAGGTTTGGCTGCACACGTAAGTAGAGGTTGCCACAGGAAGTAAAATGTGATAACggagttcatttttaaaaaatgatttgaagttAACGCTTCCACTTTGACAGCCCTATTTGTTACATAAGCGACGGGACATGACAATACGCTCCTTGAACTTAAAGGTGGACTTTCTAAACAAGACTGACATGAGAACGATTGCTGGTGTTGTTCTGGTGCTAGCTGGAGCATCCCGTGAGTTCAGAAGTGTTGTGCTTGAGGTAGTTCCTCAGGATGAGAGGAATCTCCAAACTGTCAATGGCAGGCTCTTTGTTTGCAAAAGGAAGGGATCTGCGGATTGCCAGGCGAGTCTGTGACATCAGAGGTTTGGGGCAAACTGGTGCGGAAAGACGCTACAGTTAGAGAGACAGCTGAAATTGTGTGtgacaaaatgaatggatgatcaTTTGGGTCTTACCCCTTTCCTTGAGCAGCAGAGCCAAGGCTTCATTCTGCTTTGTTGTCTTGTCAGTGATGACTATAGGCAGATACACATCTGCTCCAAAATCTATAAGTAGTTGGATGTACTCCACGCCGCAACCGTAATGCAAACACACGTCCAGCACAGTCTTCGGCTGCTTTATTCGTGCCAGCATCTTCTCATCTGTGCAGTTATAGTTGGGGTTAGTtccatggaggaggaggagtttaAAGCAGTCCAGATGTCCATACACTGCCGAGATATAAAGTGGCCCTCTGCATGCTGTCGCATTAGACGCCCACTCTGGTACTTTTGGTCGAACGTCCACCTCTGCTCCGAAGCGGAGCAGCTCCTGGAGAATGTCCGCATCCCCTTCCCGAGCAGCGGTCAGCACCGGTGAGCAGTTGTTGTGCTGGCTGCCGTTTGGGTCGGCTCCAGCCTTCAGCAGAGCCACTACGCAGTTCAGATGCTTGCCACTCACAGCTGTGAACAACGGCGTCTGGGCCTTCACGTCCAGGCTGTCTACCTGGACGTGAACACATCAGAAAATATAGCTTGACAGAGACCTGATGATTCATTCCATGCAATGCTTATTTCAAACATCCATtgttaaaaacagaacaaaaaaatgtatgagtcGCTATCAATAGATGAATACGATTCAGTCGATTCAGATACTCATTCATGGCTATGTTCAGTTTGAATTGACAATATGAGAGCGATATTGAACCCCGTGTATAAAATATCAACTTCGCTGGTCAACAaatttttaccattttttaaaatctgaattgatttttttttctttatcaggAAGTAAAATTTCCCCTCAAAGTAGTAGAGCAAGCTCTAGCACACTAactctattcatccattttccatcccATTACCCTTACAAGGGTCATTGGTAGGCATGGCTCGATATTAGATTCTGATAGCATGTTAACCAAGAGCAAAAATGTTGCGGTAGCACTGCATTCAAATGATAtaaaatgagctttttgggTGAGCTATTCTAAGAACAGGCCTGTGGGCCACTAGTACCAGCTGCccactgccccccacccctttttatttttgataggACAATTCACACTAATCCGAGCATGTGTGTTTGCAGTCTCTCATCTggttccctccctccccctgctCCTCCTTCTCATTACCACGACAGCCACTGTTAGCGGTTATTGAAaccttgactttttaaaaaccaCGATAAACAGGTAATCGGCCCATGCCGAGGACTTGCGACTCAGATGTAACCTATCCGGTGAGGGTCAAAGCACAAAGCACATCTAGGAGCACATCGATAAGTGTCGCTCACTTCACTcagggcaaacaaacaaacaagctgtcaaactcacatttacacccaaagacaacatttatttttcagttaaCCTAGAATAGTTTTTTGTCGCATTGTTACAAGATTAAGCATTATTTTTTCAACGACAATATTCCAACTCTAAAATAAAGTAGCTGCTGAACATTTCTGTTCCAAGATCTATGTGCACAATTTAAGTGTTGCTTTGGTGTAGAGTAGTCTGCATCTATCACAAATCGATGACAATAAAATTCGATCAGTGAGGATCGTTCCGAGCTCAGTGCTACACATCACAAAGAGTTCCTTCGTATCTCACCTCTGCTCCATGCTCAAGTAGGAGCTCCAGGCACCTCAGGTGTCCCAGAGTAGCAGCAGTCCGCAAGGGGGTGACGGGGACCCCCCACCCGCTTCGAATGTTAATAGACCTCCTGTAACTCTCATGAGAAAGAAGTTTCGACAGAACAATGACATTGTCACTGCTCACGGCATTGATCAAGGCTTGGCTCAGCTCGTTGCCTTCATTGTCTTCCTTGGGCTGCAGCAATGAGAAGATCTTGGAGATGTCCATCAAACTCATGTCGACAGCTTGACCCACAGCCATATTTACCCCTAGGCTGGCACAATTCAAAGCTCTTCCAACTGCAAAGGCAGACAATGTGTGTAGTAATAATAGCCCAAATCTATTTGTCAGGTTAGCTTGTGGCTATTTAATGTGACTCCATGTGATGTATTTACTCACGGAACTATCAATACCTCAATAAATGAGTGCAGAGCttacaattaattaatttaattatgaTATACGATGTATACTACCAAGAGCCACAAACAGTTTGACATAATATGctgcatgatttaaaaaattaatacatttttttaaattcataagACACTCACCTTATTTGATTGAGGTTATTTCCAAGCAATGTCATCACCTTCAAGTTACATTCAGGAAAGGAAATACAGCAAGTACTGCACATAAGAAAAATCCTGTGCGTGTTTACGTTGTGTGACGCATGCAAAGACTTGTGAGTTGTGAAAAGTGCCTGACagagtgtttgtgtgcatgcatttgtgtgtgtgtgagcgtgtgtgtgtatacgtgtgtaAAACTTCTGGGTTGGCGGAGGCTAAATTTAGGCAACAGATGGGCCTGGCTGGACTTCCATTCTTGGAGAGTCAAAGCTCAGGCTTAAAATTAGAAAGTTGCTAGACCAATGACACTTGATGattggtgtgtgcatgtgtgtgtgtgtgtatgtgtgtgtgtccaggacAAAAGCAAATATAAACCCCAAGTGTTTATGTCCATATGCCAGAATTAAATTAGTGAAGAATGTTATAGTGCATGACTTTGTCCTTGAAGATAAAACTTTCCAAATACAACTGCATGGATGTATTTTCTACAGTTAGGCAATATGTGAAGAAAATCTGAAATCATTACTGAAAATCCTGGCGTGGATGCCATAATACTCTTTCTATCGACCCCCAGTTTGCCAGCAGAAGCCGTTTTCATAAGTGTCAGCTGCATGACTGAGACGTTTCCACAGAGGAGCCATCCGTCAGCTTTTCTTTTACCATGCCCGACCATGTCTTCATAGAATGTAACAACACATTCTTTATGCAGATGGCAAATAGTTGATTGCTAGCATTCACTGAATATACAGTAGAGACATATTCAGTTATTTTCGAACACATAAACATTATACATTGTGTTACAAAAGTGATTACTGTATTCACTTCACATTTTATAAATGTAGTCTTTCAATGGGACAACACTAAAGAAATGGTCGTGCTCCAATGTAAACCAGTCAGTGTACAGCTTTCATAACAGTGTAAATTTACTGTCCCCTCATAATAAAGTAGTGCACAGCCTTTAATGTATGTCaattggcaacaaaagtgagtacaccaTCATGTGAAAATATCCAAACTCTGTGTCAATATTTTGTGTGGCGATCATTATCTTCTAGCAGTGCATTAACCCACCTGTGTACTTAATAATGGCATGAAAACATGAGTATTTGCGATTCATCGTTTCCATATTAGCTTTatataacaataaataataatgtcatTGTTGTCAGAAATATCCAGACCTAAGAAAGTCACTAGTAAACTGGTCAAATTTGCATCttcgtttttttcccacttgATGGCGATAGTGACACGTTGATTTCAAGGAGTGTCCCTGTTGTAAGCACAAAAAGAAGACTTTGCTCTTACATTTCTAGTTTGTAGAGCATAGTATACATAGTTcacaattcatttcatttcgtCAGTCGGTACATCCGTGTTTCTTCAGTTTATTGTTTGATGTGAATGCCAAGTACAACCAGAGGTATGTTTGTTTGGACGACGATATGATGACAAAATCACTGATACGTGTTGAATAAAAAACTGGAGTTCTCGCCATTTGTCATGATTTTCGTGAAAATGACTAAAATCCCAAGTTTTTACATCAGTATCTGTGGCATtgcgctgcccccccccaaaaaaactcgtTTCACGCACGTCATTTTGTCTATATCCTTGAGTCACACCTGGTGGTATCAGGCATTAAAGTGAGCAAGAAATTGAAGAAAACAATGTGGTCTAATATATTTTTCCCCTAACTGTAGGCATTCCTCGCTACCGCAGGGCAAACATGAAAGTAAGGactgttgatatttttgtttctgttacaaattttaattggattatttatttatttcagtgctTGACCATTTTAAAAGCGTAGGATAGTGATCGAGAAAACGATCTTATTCCTGAGCCGGGAAATCGGGTTACATCTGTGTTTTAGGTACGAAGCCCCATCGTCAACCAATGACCTACTGGCGTCaagtaatatataataatattcttgagtttgtttattttaataagaTTTCAGAAAACCCTCCCTGATAGCACAGCGTGGAGGCTCATGTGGTCCAGAGAAATCACTGTCATaggaaggccttctctgctggccgtAACACGATCAGAAGCACTGACCCTCATTTATAACCGAAatccaaataaataatccttGACACTGTATTAATGTATTCCAGGTAGTCTATTCTCATTTTGCACAgtttctcttggctgcactAATTTAAATCTTTCAATATATGTATGGGATGTGGATGTtggatatatatactgtatatatcggGGGTATGGGATCAGATTTCAAGCCTCTTTGTGCTGCCATGTCAATCTACTGTAATCTGTTGAGAGCCTTCAGAATCAGAAGCGCTGGTGCGTTATGAATGGCACTGGAATTCAAGGCAGGGCACGTCCTGCTGCAATTTGCCTGCTGCTTTGTGGCAAGGGCAGGCTGTGTCCATGTAACCACATGCCCAAATATGTATCTCgtgtacaaaataaaaacaatcacgtTTATTATGGTTAGAGTCAGGGTGGGTTGGGTTAGTGGAATTCGTAATAACGCTGCCACACTGAAGTCAGATACAGTACTTCTTTTGCTGCCCGAAAAAATATTACGGTACTGTAGGACGTGTCCTGCCTCAAACAGTGCAATTCTTAATAATGCAATGCTGACCATTGTACAGTGACTTTAACTATTACCACTGTTTCTTTAAACAATCAGGTTTCAAATTCACCTCACatacaaaataacaacattATTTCCATCCTCAGATAGGTTGGTCTCAGCAAAACTTGTTCAAGCCGAGTTTGGCCCACAAAATACGTCTGTAGCGACCTATAAGTAAATGTATTTCATAATCAACATCTTTGGTGATTATGATGAATGTTTCATGACATTTGTTCTGCTTTTGGTAcgttattaaataaatattggTTTTGAAACTCTCCAGTTGATGCACATAGCACAATTGTGTGCTGGTATTTAGCATTTTTGCCTAGTATTGATGGTTCTTGTATTAACAGATGGATTAAGTCAGTGAAGTCCCCAGTGAAAACCCAGCTACCAAACTAATCCAATGGTAGGATTATTTCGTGCTGTTAACCAATCCCACCAGTATTCGTGTGAGGCCTTCAAGGAGCTTAAGAATTGGCAACCTCCTTCTCAAGGTCCTGAAATTAAGTCCATCATGCTTTGAATCATTCCATTGCTAAGGGTCAAAACTCTCATACTGGATGAGAAGGTGAAGAGTTGCACATAACCCAAGAAAAAGTCCAGTCTGGCCTTTTCTTGTAGTTCTGCCTGCTCTGGTTCATGTTAaagccgtgtgtgtgtatgctttttGTTTCCCACTGTGGTCAATGTGAGGAGTAACAGGTTTCTGTGGCCTTGGAAACTTTTATCAGAGCGAAGACACAATTGTGGTACCAGACACTGTAAGGCAGACTAAATACACCCAAGAGCTACATGGCCTAGGTCCAAACATCTCTGATATTGATGTCTCTCGGAGACACCGATGCATTTAATCTGATGGACCTTTTGAACAATTCTTTCTTTTAGGAGTGTGCATGTTAGGAGAGTTTGTGGAAAACGCTTCGTCGCCCTCCAATGCCCCTCTCTGAATTTGGGAGGAACTATTTTGTGGAAATATGCGGGTCACAGCAACCTGTGGTCGCCTTAGCAACTACGAAGGAACGTGGAGTTGCCCTGGCAACAGATGAAATGAGGGGTTACTGTGACAAAAACACTACAGGAACTCATTTAGTAGGACCTCTGTGTCCTTTTTCAGACAGATAGCAGCAGGCATGACAGGCGCAGGATCTGTACAGTGTAAGGGACAATGTTGAGGTGGAGTCAAATATATCCATATGacttcatttttaatatgctggaTACACTAACCTGATTGTCACATGGAAACCCAACTATTTGCTCCATACACCAAATACTGGATGTTTCATTAGTAAAATGTGGCATCCTccataaaaataatacagtggTTGACGGCACCATATTATTGTGGTTATGTCGACTTAGTTGAGGACTGTATCAAAGATTACTTTTCGAAATTTGAATCAGCTTTACAATATCTATTTATTCAATGTACTGTCTTTCAGTGTTGAGTCAGATCtactctgtattttttttttcccaaatcagTTGAAGTGTTTGTTGTACCAGTTTTGGTGCAGTCGCATGCTCTGCAGTGCCACTTTAGTTGTCTCGTTCGGGGCAGCATGCTGAACTAGTAAATAGCACATCTGCTGTGGGTCTAAAGTTGGAGGCTCAAAACTcaactccagccttcctgtgtggagcatgATGAACCcattgtttcttgttttttttccagccacagTGGTCCCGCATTTGTCACGGGGTtatgttccaaaaaaataagGCGCGATAGGTGAAGTCCCTGAAGaaggaaactttttttaaaaacaattatgtTTTAAGGCTGTCTCACATTTAACATTCTCTCACGtttatttttctcttgtttAAATACAAAGTTGAAACCTTTGCAAGAAAAACAAGTgtaccgcgaccctcgtgaggacaagaggttcagataatggatggatattattactCTTGTTTTCATACAGGAACCATGGCACAGAGGAGATGGATTCAAATTTGTCTACGATACCTTAGTCAATTAGGATGGAGAATACAATGCGTGATTGtacgctgtaaaaaaaaacataattcagAATTAGGCTGTAACAAGTACTGGAATTCAATTAAGACACAATAGAGGATgtaagatattaaaaaaagagcatACAAAAttgcccttaaaaaaaatctgcaatagaGCAAGTCCACGAAAGGTGAAGCGTAGTATAGCAAGGGGTCACTGTATACCAAAGTACCTCCTGCCTGCCAGAGACATGCGTGATAGTTTTTTTGAAGACTGAATTGTTCATAGTTGTGTGACTGCGAGTTGTGGTTGCTGGCGATCAGTTCTGGGGGTACCCCGGCTCCTCTAAAAATTCAGCTTGAGAAAGGCTGAGTCAGCCGCGATCCTAATGAGAACAACCTCTATAGAAATGGATTGATAGAAGCCTTTGGACGTTCAGTAAACCAGTAGAATCTTCCTGGAGGTCGAGGGCAAATACATTATTAATTCAAAGATGTTACATGGATGTTTTCTCCAGTTTGTTAGCAAGATAATCATAAGATGAAAAGATCATTGGCTTTGGTGGAGGTTCACTTTCTGCAAGTGTACCATTGTAGTTAATTTTCACAGAGCCTTGTTCTTTCCCCATCCACATTTGACCATCCTGTTTAACTTGGCTTTGTCGCCTGCTCACTGCCGGTGAAACGAGCATACGTGGGCCTGTGAAGGCACTCTGCCTTTGATTTACACcacacacactgtgtgtgtcTTGGAGGATTGCTACTAGAAGAACAACTTTGGTCAGGT
This window of the Hippocampus zosterae strain Florida chromosome 1, ASM2543408v3, whole genome shotgun sequence genome carries:
- the asb12b gene encoding ankyrin repeat and SOCS box protein 12b; translation: MAVGQAVDMSLMDISKIFSLLQPKEDNEGNELSQALINAVSSDNVIVLSKLLSHESYRRSINIRSGWGVPVTPLRTAATLGHLRCLELLLEHGAEVDSLDVKAQTPLFTAVSGKHLNCVVALLKAGADPNGSQHNNCSPVLTAAREGDADILQELLRFGAEVDVRPKVPEWASNATACRGPLYISAVYGHLDCFKLLLLHGTNPNYNCTDEKMLARIKQPKTVLDVCLHYGCGVEYIQLLIDFGADVYLPIVITDKTTKQNEALALLLKERVCPKPLMSQTRLAIRRSLPFANKEPAIDSLEIPLILRNYLKHNTSELTGCSS